Proteins from a single region of Paenibacillus sp. BIHB 4019:
- a CDS encoding YwqG family protein: MSNYLNEQLSQALEQLLNEHQLSPAAEKLLPQARSTVRLSAIEPDLYEKVGNSRVGGYPDLPQAMEWPTESSGKLMTPLAQLNMADIAPACRQGWLPEAGMLYFFIGMDEAAANVEHRIIFVEYPQQLALRHPETATILEDIYETSFHPYKAAAFSAVELPNMPYVDYEVIDFEEGSTDRYFELAAEMQGDRTTHWGTMFGYPAGQHHDAEEEAALFILADKTTENDSEKAMKHLMDRLHGSRERAEAEIADMIMLLEIDSNELVGYQWQNAGVIHFFIRKEDLLARNFSRTYCSLYSS, translated from the coding sequence ATGTCCAATTACCTTAACGAACAGCTGTCACAAGCGTTGGAACAATTGCTGAATGAGCATCAACTATCTCCCGCTGCCGAAAAATTGCTCCCGCAAGCCCGCAGCACAGTGAGGCTGTCTGCAATAGAGCCTGATTTATATGAGAAGGTCGGCAACTCGCGCGTCGGCGGCTATCCAGACCTTCCGCAAGCGATGGAATGGCCGACGGAATCGTCTGGCAAGCTGATGACCCCGCTCGCCCAGCTGAATATGGCGGACATAGCGCCTGCATGCAGACAGGGCTGGCTGCCGGAAGCAGGCATGCTTTATTTCTTTATCGGCATGGACGAAGCGGCTGCGAACGTCGAGCACCGCATTATTTTTGTCGAATACCCGCAGCAGCTTGCTCTACGCCATCCCGAGACGGCAACGATTCTTGAGGATATTTATGAAACGTCGTTTCATCCTTACAAAGCCGCAGCCTTTTCAGCGGTCGAGCTGCCGAACATGCCTTATGTGGATTATGAAGTCATTGATTTTGAGGAGGGCTCGACCGACCGCTATTTTGAGCTTGCCGCCGAGATGCAGGGGGATCGCACAACCCATTGGGGAACGATGTTCGGCTATCCGGCCGGGCAGCATCACGATGCTGAGGAGGAAGCGGCACTGTTCATTTTGGCAGATAAGACGACCGAAAATGACAGCGAGAAGGCGATGAAGCATTTGATGGACAGGCTCCATGGAAGCCGGGAGCGGGCCGAAGCGGAAATCGCGGATATGATTATGCTGCTGGAAATAGACAGCAATGAACTAGTCGGCTACCAGTGGCAAAATGCTGGCGTCATTCATTTTTTCATTCGAAAAGAGGACCTGCTGGCTCGCAATTTCAGCCGCACCTACTGCTCGCTGTATTCCAGCTAA
- a CDS encoding L-lactate dehydrogenase has translation MANKARKVAIVGVGQVGSSCAYALINQSICDELLLIDRTFDRAYAQALDLSHSMDFVHGRTKVAAGTLEQCGDVDVILLCAGAYPVGSDDRLDVLHTVREIYETMIPRIMNSGFNGIFVAAANPVDIVTYVVWELSGMPRCQVIGTGTSIDSSRLKTLLCEHFPVDARSVQGYVLGEHGESQFPAWSHVTVGGKPLLHILAQHPERFGHVKLGALAEQTRNAGWEIYTRKGSTSFGIGNALAHITRSILNDEHRIIAVSAILNGEYGQRQVCAGVPAIIARCGVKEIVELKLTSREQRLMERSCSIIRQAIESLCLVTEKE, from the coding sequence ATGGCAAACAAAGCGCGCAAGGTCGCCATTGTAGGAGTCGGTCAGGTCGGTTCAAGCTGCGCGTATGCCTTAATTAACCAGTCGATTTGCGATGAGCTGCTGCTCATTGACCGCACGTTCGACCGGGCCTACGCACAGGCGCTCGATTTGTCGCACAGCATGGACTTTGTCCATGGCCGCACAAAGGTTGCTGCTGGAACGCTGGAGCAATGCGGAGATGTGGACGTTATTCTTCTATGTGCCGGAGCATACCCCGTCGGCAGCGACGATCGGCTCGATGTGCTGCATACAGTGCGCGAGATTTATGAAACGATGATTCCGCGCATTATGAACAGCGGATTCAACGGAATTTTTGTAGCGGCCGCCAATCCTGTGGATATTGTGACGTATGTCGTGTGGGAGCTGTCCGGCATGCCGCGTTGCCAAGTGATTGGCACCGGAACGTCCATCGACTCCTCGCGGCTCAAGACGCTGCTCTGCGAGCATTTTCCTGTGGATGCCCGCAGCGTGCAGGGCTATGTGCTTGGAGAGCATGGCGAGTCGCAGTTTCCCGCCTGGTCGCATGTGACGGTTGGCGGCAAGCCGCTGCTGCATATTTTGGCCCAGCATCCCGAGCGCTTCGGGCATGTGAAGCTCGGAGCGCTCGCGGAGCAGACCCGCAATGCCGGCTGGGAAATCTATACGCGCAAAGGCTCGACCAGCTTTGGCATCGGCAATGCGCTGGCACATATTACCCGCTCTATTCTAAACGATGAGCATCGCATTATTGCCGTGTCTGCGATATTAAACGGCGAATACGGCCAGCGGCAAGTATGCGCCGGAGTCCCTGCCATCATCGCCCGCTGCGGGGTTAAGGAAATCGTCGAGCTCAAGCTGACGTCGCGGGAGCAGCGGCTGATGGAGCGCTCATGCTCGATTATACGCCAGGCAATTGAGAGCCTATGCCTCGTAACCGAGAAAGAATAG
- a CDS encoding PLP-dependent aminotransferase family protein, with protein MGDQAAAYRFARNLPARSIGGTKVTDPQHVHLSYGFPATDLLPVEELHAAAAEALKWDRADALHYSGAKGPARVRDWVLARSRKFGIHAGAENFIPTFGAIQGIDLTARILLNPGDEAWVEGPTFFNGLQAFRAAGAVIKSIPVDEEGLQVELLEAALKQAAASNEPIPKLLYCMPNYHNPTGVSLSLERRRKIAELAVAYNFLVLEDDAYAELNISGETLPAIYSFAPEQVIYVSTFSKTLGPGLRLGWAIAAPEVITHMATLSLGSQLNPFTQEVVGELLQHYGFDEQVAKLAERYKLQRDTMIQALRREFAEHIAVQAPDGGFFVWVTFDEQVDVRQFAPAALAKGVSFVAGNAFFADGQGSRHLRLCFSFCNTEQIERGIKALAEAYYEALQGLAAQQAVPELQA; from the coding sequence ATGGGAGATCAAGCAGCAGCGTATCGTTTTGCCCGCAACTTGCCCGCACGATCAATTGGCGGAACGAAGGTGACAGACCCGCAGCATGTTCATTTGTCCTACGGCTTTCCGGCAACGGACTTGCTGCCGGTTGAGGAGCTGCATGCAGCGGCGGCGGAAGCTCTTAAATGGGACCGGGCGGATGCGCTCCATTATTCGGGAGCGAAGGGGCCAGCCCGCGTCAGGGATTGGGTGCTGGCACGTTCCCGCAAGTTCGGCATTCATGCTGGGGCAGAAAACTTTATTCCGACCTTTGGCGCCATTCAAGGCATTGACCTGACCGCGCGAATTTTGCTAAACCCGGGGGATGAGGCTTGGGTAGAAGGGCCGACCTTCTTTAATGGCTTGCAGGCGTTCCGCGCAGCGGGTGCAGTCATCAAGTCGATCCCCGTCGATGAGGAGGGCCTTCAGGTCGAGCTGCTGGAAGCGGCCTTGAAGCAGGCAGCTGCAAGCAATGAGCCGATACCGAAGCTGCTGTACTGCATGCCGAACTATCATAATCCGACGGGTGTGAGCCTGTCGCTTGAGCGCAGGCGGAAAATTGCGGAGCTGGCGGTGGCCTACAATTTCCTCGTTTTGGAGGATGATGCTTATGCCGAGCTGAACATTAGCGGGGAGACGCTTCCTGCGATCTATTCGTTTGCGCCTGAGCAGGTCATCTATGTCAGCACGTTCTCGAAGACGCTAGGCCCTGGACTGCGCCTCGGCTGGGCAATTGCCGCACCGGAGGTCATTACGCATATGGCGACGCTGTCGCTGGGAAGCCAGCTTAATCCTTTTACCCAAGAGGTTGTTGGCGAATTGCTGCAGCATTATGGGTTTGATGAGCAGGTAGCAAAACTTGCCGAGCGTTATAAATTGCAGCGCGATACGATGATTCAAGCGCTCAGGAGGGAATTTGCGGAGCATATTGCGGTACAGGCGCCGGATGGCGGATTTTTCGTCTGGGTGACGTTTGACGAGCAGGTGGATGTGCGGCAGTTTGCGCCAGCAGCGCTTGCGAAGGGCGTCAGCTTTGTGGCGGGCAATGCTTTTTTCGCGGATGGGCAGGGCTCCCGCCATTTGCGGCTGTGCTTTAGCTTCTGCAACACGGAGCAGATCGAACGCGGCATTAAGGCTTTGGCAGAAGCTTATTATGAAGCTTTGCAAGGCCTAGCGGCGCAGCAAGCTGTTCCCGAGCTGCAAGCCTAG
- the argS gene encoding arginine--tRNA ligase, with product MMMMLLMDKIALALAKALALPEAEIRPLLEYPPDEELGDVAFPCFTLARTMKQSPASIAAWLEPLLADAGWSVRAAGPYLNFKWNRELAAAQLIADWKSGTLMHAAIGNGERVIIDMSSPNIAKPFGIGHLRSTMIGNALYHILRKVGYETVSVNHLGDWGTQFGKMITAYLKWGDEQQLAADPIKGYLELYVRFHEEAEQHPALEDEARSWFAKLEAGDAEAIRCWSQFIADSLKEFNKLYARLGVSFDHFLGESFYNDKMDAVVQQLQEQQLLEESEGAQVVRLDEHELPPCLIRKSDGTSIYATRDLATAIYRHEEMKGSELLYVVGSEQSLHFRQLFLVLEKMGFAWAAACKHIPFGLMKLDGQKMSTRRGKVVFLEEVLDEAVQRALQKIEEKNPALAGKAEVAEAVGIGAVVFGDLKNTRLLAVDFVLEDVLNFEGETGPYVQYAYARTQRILAKAAGSDVAAAPQPADYEYVTGDYAWLLMKMLLRYTAVLGDAAKRHEPSILARYLIQLAQAFNRFYHHDKVLAGDAGERIVKLKLVQVAADVLKEGLELLGLKTPKEI from the coding sequence ATGATGATGATGCTGTTAATGGACAAAATTGCGCTGGCTTTGGCGAAAGCCCTCGCTCTGCCCGAAGCAGAAATTCGGCCCCTGCTGGAATACCCGCCCGATGAGGAGCTTGGCGATGTCGCCTTCCCCTGCTTCACGTTAGCTCGCACGATGAAACAAAGCCCCGCTAGCATCGCTGCTTGGCTTGAGCCCCTGCTGGCAGATGCGGGCTGGAGCGTTCGGGCTGCCGGACCCTATTTGAATTTCAAATGGAACCGGGAGCTGGCAGCCGCGCAGCTTATTGCAGATTGGAAGAGCGGAACCCTCATGCACGCAGCCATTGGGAATGGAGAGCGCGTCATCATCGACATGTCTTCGCCCAATATTGCGAAGCCGTTTGGCATTGGGCATTTGCGCTCGACGATGATCGGCAATGCGCTGTACCATATTTTGCGCAAGGTTGGCTATGAGACGGTCAGCGTCAATCATTTGGGCGATTGGGGCACGCAGTTCGGCAAGATGATTACCGCCTATCTGAAATGGGGCGACGAGCAGCAGCTTGCAGCAGATCCCATTAAGGGCTATTTGGAGCTGTATGTGCGTTTTCACGAAGAGGCAGAGCAGCATCCCGCGCTGGAGGATGAGGCGCGCAGCTGGTTCGCCAAGCTGGAAGCTGGCGATGCTGAAGCGATTCGCTGCTGGAGCCAGTTTATTGCCGACAGCCTGAAGGAGTTCAATAAGCTGTATGCACGGCTAGGCGTGAGCTTTGACCATTTTCTCGGCGAAAGCTTCTATAACGATAAAATGGACGCCGTCGTCCAGCAGCTTCAGGAGCAGCAACTGCTGGAGGAAAGTGAAGGCGCACAGGTCGTCCGGCTGGATGAGCATGAGCTGCCGCCCTGCCTCATTCGAAAATCCGATGGCACATCCATCTATGCGACGCGCGACTTGGCGACCGCCATATATCGCCATGAAGAAATGAAGGGCAGCGAGCTGCTGTATGTTGTCGGCTCGGAGCAATCGCTGCATTTCCGCCAGCTGTTTCTCGTGCTTGAGAAAATGGGCTTTGCCTGGGCAGCCGCCTGCAAGCATATCCCGTTCGGGCTTATGAAGCTGGATGGGCAAAAAATGTCCACTCGCCGCGGCAAGGTCGTTTTTCTAGAAGAAGTGCTGGATGAAGCGGTACAGCGGGCTTTGCAAAAAATAGAGGAAAAGAATCCAGCGCTAGCAGGAAAGGCCGAGGTAGCCGAAGCGGTTGGCATCGGCGCCGTCGTGTTCGGGGATCTCAAAAATACGAGATTGCTTGCGGTCGATTTTGTGCTGGAGGATGTACTGAATTTTGAAGGGGAAACGGGCCCGTACGTGCAATATGCTTACGCCAGAACGCAGCGGATATTGGCAAAAGCGGCCGGCAGCGACGTCGCCGCAGCACCTCAGCCTGCCGATTATGAGTATGTGACAGGCGATTATGCTTGGCTGCTAATGAAGATGCTTTTGCGCTACACAGCAGTCCTTGGAGACGCCGCCAAACGGCATGAGCCATCCATTCTCGCCAGATATTTGATTCAGCTCGCCCAAGCGTTCAACCGTTTCTATCATCACGACAAGGTGCTCGCTGGGGACGCTGGGGAGCGGATCGTTAAGCTTAAGCTGGTGCAGGTGGCTGCCGATGTGCTTAAGGAAGGCTTAGAGCTGCTCGGCTTGAAGACGCCGAAGGAAATTTAG
- a CDS encoding iron-containing alcohol dehydrogenase produces the protein MKDFELYNPTKLIFGAGKVQQLGELVKPYGTQVLLVYGGGSIKRSGLYDEVISQLNSIGATVHELSGVEPNPRLTTINKGIDICRSEKIEFVLAVGGGSVLDASKAIAAGALYDGDVWDFTIRKAVIQEALPIGTVLTLAATGSEMNGNAVISNWETQQKRGLGSKLVYPKFSILDPKLTYSVPKDQTANGIVDIMSHVFEQYFSLTTNTPLQERFAESILQTVIENGEKAIENGSDYDARANLLLAGTFALNGTLPIGVVTDWASHGIEHEVSAIYDIAHGAGLAIIFPNWMKHVYQERIDRFVQYAVRVWNIDPSGKSDEEVALAGIEATRAYFTRIGEPATLGELGIGGENIDRMAAEATVFGPIGSFKSLDKEAVKSILTASL, from the coding sequence ATGAAAGATTTTGAATTGTACAACCCAACCAAGCTCATATTCGGAGCAGGGAAGGTACAGCAGCTTGGAGAGCTGGTCAAGCCATACGGGACGCAAGTTCTGCTCGTATACGGCGGCGGAAGCATCAAGCGTTCGGGGCTTTATGACGAAGTGATTTCCCAATTAAATAGCATTGGCGCAACCGTTCATGAACTGTCTGGCGTGGAGCCGAATCCGCGCCTGACGACAATTAATAAAGGGATCGACATTTGCCGCAGCGAAAAAATCGAGTTCGTGCTCGCCGTAGGCGGCGGCAGCGTGCTGGATGCTTCCAAGGCAATTGCGGCTGGGGCGCTCTATGATGGCGATGTGTGGGATTTCACGATCCGCAAAGCAGTCATCCAAGAGGCATTGCCGATCGGCACCGTGCTGACGCTTGCCGCTACCGGCTCGGAAATGAACGGCAACGCGGTTATTTCCAACTGGGAAACGCAGCAAAAACGCGGCCTCGGCAGCAAGCTTGTTTATCCGAAGTTTTCGATTCTTGATCCGAAGCTGACGTATTCCGTGCCGAAGGATCAGACGGCGAACGGCATCGTCGACATCATGTCGCATGTGTTCGAGCAATATTTCTCCCTAACGACCAATACGCCGCTGCAGGAGCGCTTTGCAGAATCCATTTTGCAAACGGTCATTGAAAATGGGGAAAAAGCAATCGAAAACGGCTCCGACTATGACGCCAGAGCGAATTTGCTGCTCGCTGGCACCTTTGCGCTCAACGGCACACTGCCGATTGGCGTCGTGACGGACTGGGCGTCGCATGGCATTGAGCATGAGGTAAGTGCGATTTATGATATCGCGCATGGCGCAGGACTTGCGATCATCTTCCCTAACTGGATGAAGCATGTGTATCAAGAGCGTATTGACCGCTTCGTGCAATATGCGGTACGGGTATGGAACATCGATCCGAGCGGCAAATCCGATGAGGAAGTGGCGCTTGCGGGTATCGAAGCGACACGCGCCTACTTTACGCGCATTGGCGAGCCTGCAACACTTGGCGAGCTGGGCATTGGGGGCGAGAACATTGACCGAATGGCGGCGGAAGCGACCGTATTCGGCCCAATCGGCTCCTTCAAGAGCTTGGACAAGGAAGCGGTCAAGAGCATCTTGACGGCGAGCCTGTAA
- a CDS encoding EamA family transporter, whose product MWLVLSLLAATSFGLRGILYHWTSQQALNRNALLCGVFFSGALITLVCTLATGASFTVSSLIGVQMGLLSFGANASMFKGFAVGKASIVAILTALPSAIVVVVAFAVWGETLNIAQLSSFIIIIAGILLVRYSNDITRGNLQGAQWGLLAMLLFAGNDLSGKWSTMMDAPLFPTLVCMFSSGSICFGLWWLRDLRSVRAASAAAGQAAQEIAAGAAATTLNAVHSLNAPAVLNIVNVVQTDITGGARNGTASPSTQPIVSAAVPAANRAGTAGKRSWSFRRTFSVGMAVGITNAVGMMFIVTAFDVGKAGLVSAVTALNVLIVLLYTRFVVKERFSKLETIGISTAFAGILLLRLYGS is encoded by the coding sequence ATGTGGCTTGTATTATCCTTGCTGGCGGCGACGAGCTTTGGGCTGCGGGGGATTTTGTATCATTGGACGAGCCAGCAGGCGCTTAATCGCAATGCGCTGCTGTGCGGTGTATTTTTCTCAGGGGCGCTGATTACACTTGTTTGTACGCTGGCGACTGGAGCATCTTTCACCGTTTCATCGCTTATTGGCGTGCAGATGGGACTGCTCTCTTTCGGAGCAAATGCGAGCATGTTCAAGGGCTTTGCCGTGGGCAAAGCCTCTATTGTTGCGATTTTGACCGCGCTTCCTTCGGCAATTGTCGTCGTTGTCGCCTTCGCGGTATGGGGCGAGACGCTCAATATTGCGCAGCTCAGCTCCTTTATTATCATTATTGCGGGTATATTGCTGGTGCGTTATTCCAATGATATTACCCGTGGCAATTTGCAAGGAGCGCAATGGGGGCTGCTGGCGATGCTGCTGTTTGCCGGAAACGATTTATCGGGAAAATGGTCGACGATGATGGATGCGCCGTTGTTTCCGACGCTTGTCTGCATGTTCAGCAGCGGCTCGATCTGCTTTGGGCTTTGGTGGCTGCGCGACCTGCGCTCCGTACGTGCTGCTTCTGCGGCAGCAGGCCAAGCAGCGCAGGAGATAGCGGCAGGTGCCGCTGCAACGACTCTTAATGCTGTTCATTCTCTTAATGCTCCTGCTGTTCTTAATATTGTTAATGTGGTTCAAACTGATATTACGGGCGGCGCCAGAAACGGGACTGCGAGTCCAAGCACTCAGCCAATCGTGAGCGCGGCAGTTCCAGCGGCCAACCGGGCAGGCACAGCAGGCAAACGCAGCTGGAGCTTCCGCCGCACGTTTTCCGTCGGGATGGCGGTCGGCATTACCAATGCTGTGGGCATGATGTTTATTGTGACGGCCTTTGATGTGGGGAAGGCGGGGCTGGTGTCGGCCGTAACGGCGCTTAATGTGCTAATTGTACTGCTCTATACGCGGTTTGTAGTGAAGGAGCGGTTCTCCAAACTGGAGACGATCGGGATTTCAACCGCGTTCGCAGGCATCCTGCTCTTGCGTTTGTATGGCTCTTAA
- a CDS encoding DoxX family protein, which produces MSIVSIVIQVLLGLGFLMFGLMKLGSKQMVDEFKRYGLPSGVRLFTGVAEIAAAALVVVGIWYSGLAAWGSLLIVVIMAGAIATHLKVKDPGSKMGMPLVLLVLGLIVLLLNWSALAG; this is translated from the coding sequence ATGAGTATTGTATCTATTGTGATTCAAGTTTTGTTAGGTCTGGGTTTTCTTATGTTTGGTTTGATGAAGCTGGGCTCGAAGCAAATGGTCGATGAGTTCAAGCGTTACGGCTTGCCTTCCGGCGTTCGGCTGTTCACAGGCGTGGCTGAAATTGCGGCGGCGGCTCTTGTTGTGGTGGGTATTTGGTACAGCGGTCTGGCTGCTTGGGGCAGCTTGCTTATCGTAGTTATTATGGCGGGCGCCATTGCTACTCATCTTAAAGTTAAAGACCCTGGGTCGAAAATGGGCATGCCGCTCGTATTGCTGGTGCTTGGCCTGATCGTATTGCTGCTCAACTGGAGCGCATTGGCGGGTTAA
- a CDS encoding MarR family transcriptional regulator, whose protein sequence is MYQADERTGLDLRLFRVWSKASMAVFGNVKKDIASHGIEPEQFIILELLYSKGPQPITKIGETFSIPTGSITYVVDKLEKKGYVKRHPSPTDRRASNAALTESGTQLFNEIFPKHAEMISRSMSFIDDSEKELLIQLLKKIGLGAEQLS, encoded by the coding sequence ATGTATCAAGCCGATGAGCGCACCGGGCTGGACTTGCGGCTGTTCCGTGTATGGAGCAAAGCTTCTATGGCCGTATTCGGAAATGTCAAAAAAGACATTGCAAGCCACGGCATTGAGCCGGAGCAATTCATTATTCTTGAGCTATTATACAGCAAGGGGCCACAGCCAATTACGAAAATTGGCGAAACCTTCTCCATTCCAACCGGAAGCATTACTTATGTCGTAGACAAGCTGGAGAAAAAAGGATACGTCAAGCGGCATCCTAGCCCGACCGATCGCAGAGCCTCCAATGCCGCGCTTACCGAATCGGGCACGCAGCTGTTTAATGAAATTTTTCCTAAGCATGCGGAAATGATTTCACGCAGCATGTCATTCATTGATGATTCGGAGAAAGAGCTGCTGATCCAGCTGCTCAAAAAAATCGGGCTTGGCGCAGAACAGTTAAGCTGA
- a CDS encoding pirin family protein: MKIRIISPDEQGIGEFDGGKIKEQKPIGFSGEGSIFNRLGPLFYWAWGHIEEAGQIGEHPHKGFEIITYVLEGKSSHRDSLGTHSVVGEGGVQVMQTGSGMWHAEGSDGPAELFQIWLEPHLSKAVKREPIYNKYTHEQFPRTSENGVSVKTILGGQSPINLVADAAMVDVELEAGAQHTYSYLLGRSRIAGVLVIRGEGTIDSEQEISFANKDFIVVQSEDGGEIRISNPGQERLRFSIIDVPEEVDYPLYNKPL; this comes from the coding sequence ATGAAAATACGAATTATAAGTCCGGATGAGCAGGGCATAGGCGAGTTTGACGGTGGCAAAATAAAAGAGCAGAAGCCAATCGGCTTTTCTGGCGAAGGCTCTATTTTCAACCGGCTCGGTCCTTTGTTTTATTGGGCATGGGGACATATCGAGGAAGCGGGCCAAATTGGCGAGCATCCGCATAAGGGCTTTGAAATTATAACCTATGTGCTGGAAGGCAAGAGCTCCCATCGGGATTCGCTCGGTACGCATAGCGTCGTGGGCGAAGGAGGCGTTCAGGTGATGCAGACTGGCTCCGGGATGTGGCATGCAGAGGGCTCGGACGGCCCGGCAGAGCTGTTCCAAATTTGGCTGGAGCCGCATTTAAGCAAGGCGGTGAAACGGGAGCCGATATATAATAAATATACGCATGAGCAATTTCCGCGAACTTCCGAGAATGGAGTATCGGTGAAAACGATTTTGGGCGGACAATCGCCCATTAATCTCGTAGCCGATGCAGCTATGGTTGATGTAGAATTGGAAGCCGGGGCGCAGCATACGTACAGCTATTTGCTAGGACGCAGCCGCATTGCGGGCGTATTGGTCATCAGAGGCGAAGGCACGATTGATAGCGAGCAGGAGATTTCATTTGCAAATAAAGATTTTATAGTGGTACAGTCAGAGGATGGCGGAGAAATACGCATAAGCAATCCAGGTCAGGAACGGCTGCGCTTCAGCATCATTGACGTTCCGGAAGAGGTAGATTACCCGCTGTACAACAAACCGCTGTAA
- a CDS encoding SMI1/KNR4 family protein, with product MSIITYMEEIKELLKEELPELAASLNGPATEAEIVQVESRLGLSFPDELRSLYLLHNGEQSEGPGLFMGLRFLSLEELASEWQVWADLEADFGEESGHYSVPLGWIEERYINRGWLPISEDGGGNHLGVDMAPAPSGVTGQIINFGRDEETKYVIALTLGELLKFVRDTVKEGQYSINRDEEWVFWNYGREGDGHFHDAVRALPPPLGRSALEAGHGGLEEDRALGANLAVQLEQSLGADWLARIKEKSGSVAAFLKAKQLYFIKEGLTDAEPFAYCSEVRELVLSANEISDAAPLSGCTQLKVLYIGGNPIMDVSALSELAYLQELYLTGTGVVDISPLAKLPKLKKLAAENVPIVDFSPLAQSKSLRRLAVSNINGEQLRAICELEQLQELSIQGFADEAAKQQIGLLSKLKKLKSLELKQLELDDLTFAAALSKLESLKLEHTTVVNMSAVAECSSLKELELNGCEQLGQLEAVGKSASLQQFAGSFAQFNVLKDLFTQKVDMSKMIGSMTDEEEEIWLAYNRA from the coding sequence ATGAGCATCATCACATATATGGAGGAAATCAAGGAGCTGCTTAAGGAGGAACTGCCGGAACTGGCCGCATCGTTGAACGGACCTGCAACGGAAGCGGAAATCGTCCAAGTGGAATCGCGGCTGGGCCTTTCTTTTCCAGACGAGCTGCGAAGCTTGTATTTGCTGCATAACGGCGAGCAGAGTGAGGGGCCGGGCCTGTTCATGGGGCTAAGGTTTCTGTCCTTGGAGGAGCTTGCGTCAGAGTGGCAGGTGTGGGCAGATTTGGAGGCGGACTTTGGCGAGGAAAGCGGCCATTATTCCGTTCCGCTTGGCTGGATAGAGGAACGTTACATAAATCGCGGCTGGCTGCCGATCAGCGAGGATGGCGGAGGCAATCACCTCGGTGTAGATATGGCGCCTGCGCCGAGCGGCGTAACGGGCCAGATCATTAATTTTGGCCGGGATGAGGAGACGAAATATGTCATTGCTTTAACGCTCGGCGAGCTGCTGAAATTTGTTCGCGATACGGTCAAGGAAGGGCAGTACAGCATCAATCGGGATGAGGAATGGGTATTCTGGAACTATGGGCGGGAAGGGGATGGACATTTCCATGACGCCGTACGTGCTTTGCCGCCGCCACTAGGGCGTTCAGCTCTAGAAGCTGGCCATGGTGGACTTGAAGAGGATAGAGCACTTGGAGCCAATTTGGCAGTGCAGCTGGAGCAGTCGCTGGGTGCCGACTGGCTGGCGCGCATTAAGGAAAAGTCCGGCTCGGTCGCTGCTTTTTTGAAGGCGAAGCAGCTTTATTTTATTAAGGAGGGGCTGACGGACGCGGAGCCCTTCGCTTATTGCAGCGAGGTGCGGGAACTGGTGCTAAGCGCCAATGAAATTAGTGATGCTGCGCCGCTCAGCGGTTGTACGCAGCTTAAGGTGCTATACATTGGCGGCAATCCGATTATGGATGTGAGCGCGCTGTCGGAGCTTGCTTATTTGCAGGAGCTGTATTTGACGGGAACCGGTGTTGTGGATATTTCCCCACTGGCTAAGCTGCCAAAGCTTAAAAAGCTGGCGGCTGAAAATGTGCCGATTGTCGATTTTTCACCCCTTGCCCAGTCCAAAAGCTTGCGCCGTCTTGCCGTCTCAAACATCAACGGGGAGCAACTGCGCGCAATCTGTGAATTGGAGCAGCTGCAGGAGCTTTCGATACAAGGCTTCGCGGATGAAGCGGCCAAGCAGCAAATCGGTCTGCTCAGCAAGCTGAAAAAGCTGAAGTCGCTAGAGCTGAAGCAGCTGGAGCTAGATGATCTTACATTCGCAGCCGCGCTTTCCAAGCTGGAAAGCCTGAAGCTGGAGCATACAACTGTTGTGAATATGTCAGCTGTAGCCGAGTGCAGCAGCTTGAAGGAACTTGAGCTAAACGGCTGCGAGCAGCTTGGCCAATTGGAAGCGGTGGGGAAATCGGCCTCGCTGCAGCAATTCGCTGGCAGCTTTGCACAATTTAATGTGCTGAAGGATCTTTTTACGCAAAAGGTAGATATGAGCAAAATGATCGGCAGCATGACAGACGAAGAAGAGGAAATTTGGCTGGCATATAATAGGGCATAG